The Methanobrevibacter sp. DNA window AAGTATTTTTATTTTTAAGCATTTATCTGACTAAATAAAGTCAATATTGACTTTATATTGTAAATTTTTTAAAATAAGTACTAAATAGCATATAATTCTTAAAAAGAGAAAAAATAATGTTTTTAATGAAATAGAAAAAATAAAAAAAAAGTAAGAAAATAGTTAAGAGTGTTTGCTCTCAACTAGTGTAAAGAGTTTTGGTCCAGGTTTTACGAGCCGAAGGCGAGTAAAAGCTGGGTTATTCTGCTGTTCCACGACCAGCAAACTCTTCATTGAGTTTGTATAATAAGGAGTTGTCGTCACCTGCCAATTTGAGTTTAGCTAAGTTTTCCATAGCGTTTTCTTCTTCTTCAACTTGTTCTTCTACGAACCATTGAAGGAAGTTGTTGGTTGCATGGTCTTTTTCTTCAATAGCTAAGTCAACTAAATCGTTGATTAAACCGGTTACCATTTGTTCATGAGATAAAACATGTTCAAATGCTGCAAGTGGGGATTCCCATTCGGTTTGTGGAGCTTCAATTGCAGTAAGGGTTACGCTTGCTCCTCTTCTGATTATGTAGTCATAGAATTTCATTCCATGTTCCAATTCTTCTGCAGCTTGGACTCTCATCCAGTTAGCGAATCCTGCTAAGTCGATGTCTTCAAAGTAAGCTGCCATGGATAAGTATAAGTATCCTGAATATACTTCTGCGTTCAATTGAGCATTTAATGCTGCTTGCATTTTTTCATTTACCATAATAAGACCTCTTTATATCTTAAATAAATTAAGTTTATAAAAATAAAAATTATCCTCTACTTTTTTAAATAAAATAAAAAAAGTAAAAATATAATTCAGATTATTCATCTACGAAATCTGCTTTTTCA harbors:
- a CDS encoding ferritin produces the protein MVNEKMQAALNAQLNAEVYSGYLYLSMAAYFEDIDLAGFANWMRVQAAEELEHGMKFYDYIIRRGASVTLTAIEAPQTEWESPLAAFEHVLSHEQMVTGLINDLVDLAIEEKDHATNNFLQWFVEEQVEEEENAMENLAKLKLAGDDNSLLYKLNEEFAGRGTAE